A portion of the Tiliqua scincoides isolate rTilSci1 chromosome 3, rTilSci1.hap2, whole genome shotgun sequence genome contains these proteins:
- the RNF169 gene encoding E3 ubiquitin-protein ligase RNF169, which translates to MAATAAAAAGLGVRAAVSVAPLLRRGRRGQRRGGPAEKEAEAPAAADSEGPRCRCACPALPGPGRPLCRSRLAGLAPAPTRRPQPASEGEPPPPAQAERDFVFRAPIILSKPGELHEEYRSHLRKLRDEKLQEERTSEDFIHKLIIEDPEAGRRKTEDLKKEDSLVVKMTQEHFPEHLSDSENEEPFQGKSAHRSAFVSKGSTYSFALLTGNLTSKLERSQSCNDTLRDRSKSRQRSAPVRAKGHPLTGASASLLGVLSPAQNNRCLSAPDLTAEKRLVFSAATLLSTLQKPERSISPESNDSISEELNHFKPIVCSPCTPPKRLPDGRVLSPLIIKSTPRNLTRSLQKPTTYEASPRILKKWEQIFQERQIKKTLSKATLTSLASETGEDYPSPHMNLLNVVKESLPMSKDSLQLDPVIHTQAELDCLPSLCAANLESIGGIRRDVDDDPTAPTVKSSKTFLHPRASEVSDRKPTLHLAGSCLSIDAKMVTRKVMRLNSMFPENGTLGSPAKAMGKKPLKYLNESELSSLQNGICIERVLGEDPPPLRWGRKRKCKMKHLEQHSSAKRLRQAACQGALAAMDPLQSSEVEQRLQQEEEDRRLALQLQRKFDSENRIVARRKGRVDQYFLRSKSTLGAK; encoded by the exons ATGGCGGCGACGGCGGCCGCGGCGGCGGGGCTGGGTGTGCGGGCCGCGGTGTCGGTGGCGCCGCTGCTCCgccggggcaggagggggcagcgCCGGGGCGGGCCTGCGGAGAAGGAGGCGGAGGCGCCGGCAGCGGCAGACTCCGAGGGGCCGCGCTGCCGCTGCGCCTGCCCGGCCCTGCCAGGCCCCGGCCGCCCGCTCTGTCGCAGCCGCCTGGCCGGCCTCGCCCCCGCCCCCACCCGGCGCCCGCAGCCCGCCTCGGAAGGAGAGCCGCCGCCCCCGGCCCAGGCAGAGCGAG ACTTCGTATTTAGAGCACCCATCATACTAAGCAAGCCTGGGGAGCTTCATGAGGAATATAGAAGCCACCTGCGAAAG CTAAGGGATGAAAAATTGCAAGAAGAGAGAACCTCTGAGGATTTTATTCACAAGCTCATTATAGAAGATCCTGAAGCAGGGAGGAGAAAGACAGAAGACCTGAAAAAAGAGGACTCCTTAgtagtcaaaatgactcaagaaCAT TTTCCTGAACATCTCTCCGATTCTGAGAATGAGGAGCCATTCCAGGGCAAATCAGCACATCGGTCAGCTTTTGTCTCCAAGGGGAGCACCTACTCATTTGCATTACTGACAGG AAATCTAACCTCCAAACTAGAAAGGAGTCAGAGCTGTAATGATACCCTCCGGGATAGATCCAAGAGCAGACAAAGATCAGCTCCAGTCAGAGCAAAG GGACATCCATTGACTGGTGCATCTGCCTCCCTACTTGGGGTTCTCTCTCCTGCCCAGAACAATCGCTGCCTCTCGGCCCCAGACTTGACAGCAGAAAAGCGTcttgttttcagtgctgccacgTTGCTCTCCACCCTTCAAAAACCAGAGCGGTCTATCAGCCCCGAGAGCAACGATAGCATTTCAGAAGAGCTCAACCACTTCAAGCCAATTGTCTGCTCGCCTTGCACTCCTCCCAAGCGGCTTCCTGATGGCAGAGTGTTGAGTCCTCTCATTATCAAGTCCACTCCAAGGAATCTGACCAGGAGCCTGCAGAAGCCAACCACCTACGAGGCAAGTCCCAGAATTCTGAAGAAATGGGAGCAGATATTTCAGGAACGCCAGATCAAAAAGACTCTCTCGAAAGCCACCCTCACTTCTCTAGCCTCAGAGACAGGGGAAGATTATCCAAGTCCTCACATGAACTTGCTGAATGTTGTCAAGGAGTCCTTGCCCATGTCGAAAGACTCGCTGCAGCTGGATCCTGTGATACACACACAGGCTGAGTTGGACTGTTTGCCTTCTCTGTGTGCAGCAAATCTTGAGAGCATTGGTGGTATCAGGAGAGATGTGGATGATGATCCAACAGCACCTACAGTGAAGTCCAGCAAGACCTTCCTCCATCCCAGAGCTTCAGAGGTCTCCGACAGAAAACCAACTCTCCACCTGGCTGGATCTTGTCTTAGTATTGATGCCAAGATGGTGACCCGAAAGGTCATGAGACTCAACTCCATGTTCCCAGAGAATGGCACCCTTGGCTCACCTGCAAAGGCCATGGGAAAGAAGCCGCTGAAGTATCTGAATGAGAGTGAATTGAGCAGCTTACAAAATGGCATCTGTATTGAGAGAGTCCTTGGTGAGGACCCCCCACCTCTGAGGTGGGGCCGAAAGAGGAAATGCAAAATGAAGCACTTGGAGCAGCATAGCTCTGCCAAGAGACTGAGGCAAGCAGCCTGCCAGGGAGCACTTGCTGCAATGGATCCCCTTCAGAGCAGCGAGGTagagcaga